In Rutidosis leptorrhynchoides isolate AG116_Rl617_1_P2 chromosome 2, CSIRO_AGI_Rlap_v1, whole genome shotgun sequence, one genomic interval encodes:
- the LOC139894426 gene encoding calcium-transporting ATPase 2, plasma membrane-type-like, producing MENYLNENFGGVKPKHSSPEVLQRWRDMCTLVKNPKRRFRFTANIEKRNEAAAMRRNNQKLRVLVLVSKAAIHLLNGAESSDETLPDEFKEAGFGIGADDAGAIVEGRNPEKLKFYGGVNGIASKLKTCTTNGLVVDQQLTRRQELYGTNEFTEREQRSFFMFVWEALQDMTLMVLAACAFISLIVGIATEGWPMGAHDGLGIVASILLVVFVTATSDYRQSLQFRDLDKEKKKISIQVTRNGFRQKLSIFDLLPGDIVHLGIGDQVPADGLFLSGFAVSIDESSLTGESEPVKVNTENPYLLSGTKVQDGSCKMLVVTVGMRTQWGKLMATLTEGGNDETPLQVKLNGVATIIGKIGLLFAIVTFAVLVQKLAASKMLEGTQWIWSGDDALILLEYFAIAVTIVVVAVPEGLPLAVTLSLAFAMKKMMNDKALVRNLAACETMGSATTICSDKTGTLTTNHMTVVKSCICLNENASEIPDSTKKILIQSIFTNTGGEVVSNKEGKREILGSPTDTAILEFGLSLGGDFQTERQSVKVVRVEPFNSTKKQMGVVLELPNGGVRAHCKGASEIVLAACDKVINENGEVVALDDEIVNRLKSTIDSFAGEALRTLCLAYVDLGSGVSGETPIPCSGYTCIGIVGIKDPVRPGVKESVALCRSAGITVRMVTGDNITTAKAIARECGILTDDGIAIEGPDFREKSLEELIELIPKIQVMARSSPLDKHMLVKHLRTTFGEVVAVTGDGTNDAPALHEADIGLAMGIAGTEVAKESADVIILDDNFSTIVTVAKWGRSVYVNIQKFVQFQLTVNIVALIVNFTSACLTGSAPLTAVQLLWVNMIMDTLGALALATEPPNDELMKRSPVGRKGNFISNVMWRNIFGQAVYQFAIIWLLQLQGKSYFDLDGDNSDLILNTLIFNCFVFCQLFNEVNSREMEKENVLDGIWKNKVFVSVIGATVIFQVIIIEYLGTFANTSPLTATQWLFSIGTGFLSMPIAVLLKKIPV from the exons aaattaagggTTCTGGTTTTGGTGTCCAAGGCAGCTATTCATCTTTTGAATG GTGCTGAATCTAGTGACGAAACATTACCTGACGAATTCAAGGAAGCTGGTTTTGGTattggtgcagatgatgctggcgCCATTGTAGAAGGTCGTAACCCCGAAAAGCTGAAGTTTTATGGCGGCGTTAATGGTATTGCAAGCAAACTCAAAACTTGTACAACCAATGGGCTAGTTGTTGACCAACAGTTGACCCGCAGACAGGAACTTTACGGAACGAACGAATTCACCGAACGTGAACAACGAAGCTTTTTCATGTTCGTATGGGAAGCTTTACAAGACATGACTCTTATGGTTCTCGCTGCGTGTGCGTTTATCTCGTTGATTGTCGGAATAGCAACCGAAGGTTGGCCGATGGGGGCCCACGACGGTCTTGGTATCGTAGCGAGTATTTTATTGGTTGTGTTTGTAACCGCAACGAGTGATTATCGTCAATCGTTACAGTTTCGGGATTTGGATAAAGAGAAGAAGAAGATATCGATTCAAGTGACAAGAAACGGTTTCAGACAAAAGTTATCGATTTTCGATTTACTTCCGGGTGATATCGTACATCTCGGTATCGGAGATCAAGTCCCAGCAGACGGACTTTTTCTTTCGGGGTTTGCGGTTTCGATTGACGAGTCAAGTTTGACCGGAGAAAGCGAGCCGGTCAAAGTCAACACCGAAAATCCTTACTTGTTGTCTGGAACCAAGGTTCAAGACGGTTCGTGTAAGATGTTGGTTGTGACAGTAGGCATGCGAACTCAATGGGGAAAATTAATGGCAACGCTTACCGAAGGTGGCAACGATGAAACCCCGTTACAGGTTAAGCTAAACGGAGTAGCTACTATAATCGGAAAGATCGGTCTTTTATTTGCTATTGTAACGTTTGCGGTTTTGGTACAAAAGTTAGCCGCTAGTAAGATGCTCGAAGGAACACAATGGATTTGGTCGGGTGACGATGCGTTAATATTGTTGGAATATTTCGCGATTGCtgttacgattgttgttgttgctgttcccGAAGGGTTACCGTTAGCTGTCACGTTAAGCCTTGCGTTTGCGATGAAAAAAATGATGAACGATAAAGCGCTCGTTCGCAATCTTGCAGCGTGCGAAACGATGGGGTCCGCGACGACTATATGCAGCGATAAAACCGGAACGTTGACTACTAATCATATGACAGTTGTCAAATCGTGTATTTGTTTGAATGAAAACGCATCTGAGATTCCCGATAGTACGAAAAAGATACTTATACAATCGATATTTACTAACACGGGTGGTGAAGTTGTGAGTAACAAAGAAGGAAAACGTGAAATACTCGGGTCACCGACAGATACTGCGATATTGGAGTTCGGTTTGTCGCTCGGTGGTGATTTCCAAACCGAACGTCAGTCGGTTAAAGTTGTTCGAGTCGAGCCGTTTAACTCTACGAAGAAGCAAATGGGTGTGGTTCTTGAGCTACCTAACGGAGGTGTTCGAGCTCATTGTAAAGGTGCGTCCGAAATCGTGTTGGCTGCTTGTGACAAAGTGATAAACGAAAACGGTGAAGTTGTTGCTCTTGATGATGAAATTGTTAATCGTTTGAAGAGTACCATTGACTCGTTTGCTGGTGAAGCGCTTCGAACGTTATGTCTTGCGTATGTAGATCTTGGAAGTGGTGTTTCGGGTGAAACTCCGATTCCATGTTCGGGGTATACGTGTATAGGAATTGTGGGTATTAAAGATCCTGTTCGTCCAGGTGTCAAAGAATCGGTGGCTCTTTGTCGTTCAGCTGGTATAACTGTTCGTATGGTTACGGGTGACAATATAACGACCGCTAAAGCCATAGCTAGAGAATGTGGTATCCTTACGGATGACGGGATCGCAATCGAGGGTCCCGATTTTCGTGAGAAGAGTCTAGAAGAATTGATCGAATTGATTCCCAAGATTCAG GTTATGGCTCGATCATCGCCTCTAGATAAGCATATGTTGGTCAAACATTTACGCACCACATTTGGTGAGGTTGTGGCGGTTACGGGAGATGGAACCAACGATGCCCCTGCTCTTCATGAAGCTGACATTGGTCTTGCTATGGGCATTGCGGGAACTGAG GTAGCCAAAGAGAGTGCAGATGTTATTATCCTGGATGATAATTTCTCCACTATTGTGACTGTGGCCAAATGGGGACGATCAGTCTACGTTAACATTCAAAAGTTCGTGCAGTTTCAGTTAACTGTCAATATCGTTGCTTTAATAGTGAACTTCACTTCAGCTTGTTTGACAG GGAGTGCGCCCCTTACGGCTGTTCAACTTTTGTGGGTGAACATGATCATGGATACATTGGGAGCACTGGCATTAGCAACCGAGCCTCCAAACGATGAACTAATGAAACGATCCCCCGTTGGAAGAAAAGGAAACTTTATAAGCAACGTTATGTGGCGAAATATATTCGGTCAAGCTGTGTACCAATTTGCAATTATATGGTTACTTCAATTGCAAGGCAAATCATATTTCGACCTTGATGGAGATAATTCCGATCTCATTCTTAACACACTCATTTTCAATTGCTTTGTTTTCTGTCAG CTGTTTAACGAGGTTAATTCGAGAGAAATGGAGAAAGAAAATGTGTTAGATGGAATATGGAAGAACAAGGTTTTCGTTAGCGTTATAGGTGCAACCGTTATTTTTCAGGTCATAATAATCGAATACTTGGGTACATTCGCGAatacatcaccactaacagcaacACAATGGTTGTTTAGCATTGGTACGGGGTTTTTAAGCATGCCAATTGCTGTGTTGTTGAAGAAGATTCCTGTTTGA